CTGGGCTTCAAACTCCGCGCCGCAGGTATCGACCTTCTTGTAAACAGGGTGAATTCCTTTTTCTTTGCGATACGTGCGAAATTCGATTTCGGAGACTCCCAGCTGTTCCGCAATATATTTGTCGCTGAAGCCTGCTTTTTTGAGTTTTTCGACAAAGGAAGCTTTCAGAGGTTTGGATGCAGACTTGAGTTCCTTTTCAAGATGAACAATCTCTCGAATGTGGTCCAGAAACCACCGGTCAACCTTTGTATATTCATAAATCTGCTCGGTGGAAAGCCCCCGCCGAAAGCCCTCAGCGATATACCACATTTTGTCCCAGCGTGTCGAACGAAGCTTGGAAATGAGCTCCACTTTGGACAGGTTGTCCGGAAGATGTTTGGCGTCCAGCGAATACCGGCTGATTTCCAGCGAACGAATGGCTTTCTGAAGCGACTCCTTCATGGTGCGTCCGATGGCCATTGCCTCGCCGACGGATTTCATCTGGATGGTCAGCTCCGGAGCAGTTTGCGGAAACTTCTCAAAGGTAAACCGCGGCCATTTGGTCACCACATAATCAATTGTCGGCTCAAAACAGGCCGGCGTCTTTTTGGTAATGTCATTGGGAATCTCATCCAGGGTATATCCGACGGCCAGCAGTGAAGCAATTTTGGCGATGGGAAAACCCGTGGCCTTGGACGCAAGGGCCGAGCTGCGGGACACACGCGGATTCATCTCAATGACAACCATCTTGCCGTTTTCGGGGTTGACGGCAAACTGAATATTCGACCCGCCGGTTTCCACGCCGATGGCCCGGATGATTTTGAGGGCGGCATCCCGCATGAGCTGGTATTCCTTGTCCGTAAGGGTCTGAGCGGGCGCAACGGTGATGCTGTCACCGGTATGGATGCCCATCGGGTCCACATTTTCAATTGAACAGACAATCACAACATTGTCTTTGCGGTCGCGCATCACCTCCAACTCATACTCTTTCCAGCCGATTACGGATTGTTCAATCAGGATTTGATGAGTCGGGCTTAAATCCAGTCCCCACTGAACGAACCGCTCGAATTCCTCTGCATTATAGGCAATGTTTCCGCCGGTTCCGCCCAGCGTATAGGAAGGACGGATAATGGCCGGAAATCCGATATCTTTGACGATTTCCCGTGCCTCCTCGGCTGTATGAGCATAGCCGCTGGCCGGTACTTCCAGCCCGATGCTCTGGATAATTTTCTTAAAGCGGTCGCGTTCTTCGGCCCGCTTAATGGACTGAAGATTGGCGCCGAGAAGCTTGACCCCGTACTTTTTCAGAACGCCGCTTTCCGCAAGGGCCACGGCGGTATTTAAGCCGGTTTGGCCGCCGAGTGTCGGCAGCAGCGCATCCGGCCGTTCCCGCTGGATGATTTGCGCAACAATCTGCGGAGTAATCGGCTCAATATAGGTCCTGTCGGCCATCTGCGGGTCGGTCATAATCGTGGCCGGGTTGCTGTTGACCAAAACAACCTTAAATCCCTCTTTTCGAAGGACTTTGCAGGCCTGAGCACCGGAATAATCGAACTCGCAGGCCTGGCCGATGACGATAGGGCCTGAGCCGATAATCAAAATTTTGTGAATATCGCTGCGTTTGGGCATAGGTCTTCTTTCTGTTCCGTCTTTACGTTTCGCCTGACGTCGTGTTTCCAAAAAAATCGCCGGATTATAGGGAAGCGGCGCGTCCGTTTCAAGACCTTTTCTTTTATCCTCTGTATCGGTTGGTAATCGGCATTCGCCGGTCCTTTCCGAATGCCCGGGGGGTAATCTTTATGCCGGGCGGAGACTGCCGGCGCTTGTATTCGTTCCGATCCACCATCTGAAGCACCCGTTCAACCTCCGGACGGGGAAGGCCGCGGGCAATCAGCTCATCCCGGCTGAGTTTTTCCTCAATAAAGCCCTTCAAAATCTGATCGAGAACAGGATACTCCGGGAGGGAATCGCTGTCTTTCTGGTTGGGTCTGAGCTCTGCCGAAGGAATGCGGTCGATTACACTCTGCGGAATCACCTTTTTCCCTTTGATTCGGTTGTAATAATCACAGAGCTGATAGACCATGGTTTTGGGCACATCTTTAATCACGGCAAATCCTCCGGCGGTATCCCCGTAGAGGGTGGAGTATCCGACGGCTGTTTCACTCTTGTTGCCGGTGGTCAGCACCAGATAGCCGAACTGGTTGGACAGGGTCATCAGCAGGGTCCCGCGAATCCGGGCCTGGAGATTCTCATAAGCCAATCCGGCTTCATTCCATCCTTTTACGGCCGACAGCGTCCGGCTGAAAGCAGACAGGATGTCTTCAATCGGCAGGATTTGAAAGCCGATACCGAGATTTGCCGCAACCATCTGAGCATCGGAACGGGTTTCGGCGGCATTAAAGCGGGACGGCATAGTAATCCCAATGACGTTCTCCGGCCCCAGGGCCTCCGCCGCGATAGCTGCCGTCAAAGCGGAATCCACCCCCCCGCTCAGGCCGATGAGAACCTTGGAAAAGCCGTTTTTGAGGACATAATCTTTTGTACCCAACACGAGGGCCTGCCAGACCTCTTCCATTGGGTCTGCAGGAATCGGTTCATAAGGTGCTGCCAACGGACTGGTTATCTCAAGTGTGCCGTCTTCGTTCCTGAAACAGTCAAAGACCAGCAGGTCCTCCTGAAAACCGGCGGCCTGAAAAAGGGTCTTTCCTTGTGCATCGACCACCATGCTGCGGCCGTCAAAAATCAGTTCATCCTGACCGCCAATCAGATTGCAGTAAAACAGCGGACATCCGAAATGGACGGCACAGCGGGAAATGACCTTCCTGCGCTCCTCAATCTTTCCCATATGAAACGGGGAGGCCGCCAGACAAAGAACCGCGTCGAATTCTCCCCGAATCTTTAGAAAGAAATCATCCAGCCAGGGCAGCTCCCAGATGTCTTCGCAGATGGTCAAGGCCAGCCGAAGAGGACCGGCATGGGCGACCACCGGCTCCCGACCGGGATGAAAATACCGTTTTTCGTCAAACACACCGTAATTCGGCAGGCAGCCTTTTTGGTAGTTTTTGAGAATTTTGCCGTCTCGAATGACGGCTGCGGCATTGTAGAGTCGACTCTTTTCTGATTGGGGCCAGCCGACAATCAGCATAAGAGACTGAATCTGACCAGACAGATGCTCTATCGTTGAATGGCAATCCTGCAGAAAGCGGGGACGATGAAGCAAATCCTCCGGCGGGTACCCGGAAAGAAACAATTCCGGAAGAACGAGTAAATCGGCCTTTTTCTCCTGTGCTGTTTTAACAAAATCGAGGGCTTTTCGGCAATTGCCTTCCAAATCTCCGACTGTCGGATTGGCCTGTCCTAATGCGATTCGAATCGACTTAGGCTCCTGCGGCATTCCTTTTCCCTTATAATGACTTCAGCCAGCGGTCGATGGCCGCTGCGGCTTTTCGTCCGGCATCAATTGCCCGGACCACCAGCGACGCCCCTGCCACGGCATCTCCTGCGGCGAAGACCATCGGATTGCTGGTCTGAAAATCCGACACCTTGATATTGCCGTTGTCATCCAATGTCAAGCCCAAATCCTGAATCAGCGGGCTGTGCTCAACATGGACAAATCCCATCGCCAACAGCACCAAATCCGCCGGCCGTTCAAATTCAGTTCCGGGGATTTCTCGAACCTCCCATCGCTGATTTTTCCGGATCCACTCTACCTGAATACAGTGAATGCGGTTTACATGCGTCTCGACACCGGAAAAACGAGTCGTCATCACGCTCCAGATGCGCTCACAGCCTTCTTCGTGGCTGGAGGAGGTCCGCATCTTCTTCGGCCAAAGAGGCCAGGGGGTTTCCGGCGCAGGCGTTTCAGGAGGTTTGGGAAGAATTTCAATCTGAAGGATTGATTTAGCCCCCTGCCGGCGCGCGGTTCCCACACAGTCGCTTCCGGTATCTCCGCCGCCGATAACCACTACATGTTTGCCCCTGGCGTCCAGACGTTCCTCTTCCGGAGTGAGCGGCTCGCCGGCCAGACGTTTGTTCTGCGCCCGCAGAAAGTCCATCGCAAAGACGATATTCTCATAGCCGCGGCCCGGAACAGGCAAATCCCGAGGCTGACCGGCCCCGAGGGCTAGACAAACGGCATCAAATCGTTTGCACAAATAGCGGGCTGAAAGGTCAGCTCCAACCACAACGCCGGTCTGAAACTGCACCCCTTCTTCCGTCATTTGGCGAATCCGCCGGTCCAAAACCCACTTTTCGAGTTTGAAATCGGGTATGCCGTATCGAAGGAGTCCGCCGGGCTGCGGGTCTTTTTCGAATACCACCACCTCATGCCCCGCCCGAGCCAGCTGCTGTGCGGCCGCCAGACCGGCCGGCCCGGAACCCACAACGGCGACCCGTTTGCCGGTTTTAACCAGGGCCGGCAGAGGGCGAATCCATCCTTCGGCAAATCCCCGCTCCACAATCTGAAACTCAATGTGCCGAATCAGAACCGGTTGGTCATTGACAGAGAGGGTGCAGGCGGTTTCGCAGGGAGCCGGACAGACCCGCCCGGTGATTTCCGGAAAGTTATTCGTGGAATGCAGGTTATCGCAGGCCTCCTTCCAGCGGCCCAGATAAACCAGGTCATTGAATTCCGGAATGCGGTTGGCAACGGGACAGCCGAATTCGCTGTGGCAAAACGGAATCCCGCAGTCCGCACATCGGGCCGCCTGCTGAACAATCGCATCCGGGCTGAGGGGGATTTCGATTTCCCGATAATCCCGAATCCGGTTTTCAACCGGCCGATAGGGAACCGGCTGGCGAGGATATTCAAGAAATCCTTTGATTTTAGCCATGCTGGAATACCTCTTCCGTGGCCGGAGTGGATTCCGTGTGGCGACGTTCCTGCGCACGGATCCGCTCGAGGGCCTTGCGATAATCAATCGGAATCACTTTGACGAATTTGCCGACCATGTCCGGCCAGGCATTCAGAATCCGCCGGGCATGGCTGCTGCGCGTAAGAGATTCATGTTTTTCAATCAGCTGACGTAAAAGTTCTTCATCTTCCGGTTTATAAACGCTTTCCAAATCAACCATATCCAGATTGCAGAGGGTGTCAAACATCTGCATCTCGTCAAGAACATAGGCAATTCCGCCGCTCATGCCGGCGGCAAAGTTGCGTCCGGTCTTTCCGAGGACCACCACGATTCCGCCGGTCATATATTCACAGGCGTGATCCCCTACTCCTTCTACGACAGCCACCGCTCCGCTGTTTCGTACACAGAAACGCTCCCCAACCATTCCATTGATGAATACCTCTCCGGACGTGGCCCCGTAAAGCAGTGTATTGCCGGCAATAATATTCTCCTGCGGCAGGAAGGGAGACCCGGCGGGCGTTTCGACGATAATGCGGCCTCCGGACAGCCCCTTGCCGAGATAATCATTGCTGTCCCCGATGAGCCGCAGGGTGATTCCTTTGGCCAGAAAGGCGCCGAAGCTCTGTCCGGCTGACCCCTCAAAGGTCAGCTGGATGGTATCATCCGCAAGACCGTCCGGATTGTACTGCTTCACAATGAAATGACTCAGAATCGTCCCGACCGCCCGATGCACATTCTGTATCGGCATTCGCAAGTGAACGGTTTTTCCTTTGTCGAGAGCGGGCTTAACCTGCTCCAGAATCCGCCAGTCCAGATGGTCTTTGAGCCGATCGGGCTGGGAGCTGACCTGCCTTCGGGCGGCACCGGCCGGCCCTTCCGGAACCAGAAAGATGCTGGAAAAGTCCAGTCCCCGGGCCTTGTAATGCTCGACGGCTTTGCGTGTGCACAGGCAATCCACCCGTCCGATCATCTCGTCCATCGTTCGAAAGCCCAGTCGGCTCATCCATTGACGGACTTCTTCCGCCACGAAAAGCATGTATCGCTGAAGAAACTCCGGTTTGCCTTTAAAGCGTTTGCGCAGTTCCGGGTCCTGCGTGGCAATCCCGTAGGTGCAGGCGCCTTCATGGCATTTGCGAAGAAGTGTACAGCCGAGCGTCACCAGCGCCGCTGTGCCGAAGCCGAACTGTTCGGCGCCGAGCAGAGCGGCAATGACCACATCGCGCCCCGTCCGCATCTGGCCGTCGGTCTGCACACGGATTCGGTCGCGCAGCCCATTGCGAATCAGAACCTGCTGGGTTTCCGCCAGCCCGATTTCCCAGGGACATCCGGCATGCTTGATGGACGAAAGCGGGCTGGCGCCGGTGCCCCCATCGTGGCCGCTGATGAGCACTTCATCCGCTCCGCCCTTGGCAACCCCGGCGGCAATCGTTCCGACACCGACCTCAGAGACCAGTTTGACGGAGATTTTGGCCTGCGGGTTGCTGCATTTGAGGTCATAAATCAGCTGGGCCAGGTCTTCGATGGAATAGATATCGTGGTGCGGCGGCGGAGAAATCAGCGTTACGCCGGGCGTCGAGTGCCGCAGGCGGGCAATTTCTTCCGTAACCTTATGACCGGGCAGCTGTCCGCCTTCCCCGGGCTTGGCCCCCTGGGCCATTTTAATCTGAATCTCTCTGGCGTTGGCCAAATATTGAATTGTCACACCGAAGCGGGCGCTGGCTACCTGTTTGATGGCCGAATTGAGGGAAGTCCCATAGCGAGACGGGTCTTCGCCGCCTTCGCCGGTGTTGCTCATCGCCCCCAGGCCGTTCATGGCCGCCGCGATGCATTCGTGAGCTTCCTTGCTGATGGAGCCGTGGCTCATCGCCCCGGTGCAGAACCGCCGGACAATTGACTCGGCGGGTTCCACCTCCTCCAGCGGCACCGGCTGGGTCTCCCGAAATTCAAACAGCCCGCGCAGGGTCCCCAGCTTTCGGGACTGTTCATTAACCAGCTGCGCGAATTCTTCATAAGCCTTCCGGTCATTGAGCATCACAGCATGCTGAAGTTTGGCTACGGTCGCCGGATTCCAGAGGTGATATTCCCCATCACGGCGGTAATGGTATTGTCCGCCGTAATCCAGTTCGAGTGAACCGGCCGGACGGGGCCTGCAGGCCTCCTCCAGCCGCTGAAGCACATCCCGGGCGATTTCCTCCAAACCGATGCCGCCGATGCGGGAGCTGGTGCCGGTAAAATACCGGTCCACCACATCCCGATTGAGCCCCAGGCACTCAAACAGCTGCGCGTTAAAATAGCTTCGCAGCGTGGAGATGCCCATCTTGCTCATGGTTTTGAGAATGCCTTTTTTGACAGCGGCGATGTAGTTGTCGGCAATCTGTTCGGGCTCCATGTCCGCCGGCAAATCCCCGTTCTGCTGCAGAAACGTGAGTGTCTCAAAAACCAGATAGGGATTGACAGCGTTGGCTCCGTAACCGCACAGCAGGCAGAAGTGCATCACTTCGCGGGCCTCACCGGTTTCAACAATCAGTCCGGCTTCTCCCCGCAGTCCCCGTTCAATTAAGCCGTGGTGAACAGCGGACACAGCCAGCAGAGACGGAATCGGCGCCTTCTGTCCGGCAGGATTTCGGTCGCTGAGAATAATCAAAGACGCATCCTCGCGCAGAATCGCCTGGGCCGCCGATTCAATCAGGGCATCGAGGGCCTGCTTTAAGGAATCGCCGGGACGGCTGCGATCTATCTCAAAAAGGGTAGAGACAGTCACAACCTTGAAATCTTTCCGCTGGGCCGAACGAAGCCGAATCATATCCTCATTGGTCAGAATCGGATGAGGCAGCTTCAGCTGCCGGCAATGCTGCGGCGTTTCCTCCAGAAGATTGAGCCGGCGTCCGGTGTACGTCATCAGACTCATCACCAGCCCTTCCCGGAGCGGATCGATCGGCGGGTTGGTCACCTGAGCAAACAGCTGCTTGAAATAGTCAAACAGCAGACAGGGGCGGTCGCTGAGCACGGCCAGCGGGGTATCATTGCCCATCGAGCCGACCGGCTCCTGGGCATGCAGGGCCATCGGGGCCAGAATCATCCGCAGCTCCTCGCGCGTATAGCCGAACAGCCGAAGCCGCCGGAAAAGCGTATCCAAGTCCGGTTTTTCGAGGTCCGGCGAAGAAAAGAGCCCCCTCAGTTCGATACGGTTTTCCTCCAGCCATCGGCGGTATGGCTTCTGACGGGCAATCCGCCCTTTGATTTCGTTATCGGTGATAATCCGTCCTTCTTCGGTATCGATTAAAAACATCTTACCGGGCTGAAGACGGCCTTTCTGGCTGACTCGTTCCGGGGAAAACTGAACGACCCCGGTTTCGCTGGCTATTACCACCAGTCCGTCTGTTGTAATCGTGTATCGGCACGGTCTTAGGCCGTTGCGGTCGAGGGTGCCGCCCACCAGCCGCCCGTCTGTAAAGAGCATAGCCGCCGGCCCATCCCACGGCTCCAGAATCGCTGAATGATATTCGTAAAAGGCCCGTTTGTCCGTGCTGATATGGTATTTAACCCCAAAGGCCTCCGGAATCATCATCATCATCGCATGCGGCAGCGAACGTCCCGCACGCACAAGCAGTTCAACCATATTGTCAAAACAGGCCGAATCGCTTCCCTGCGGGTCGAGCACCGGAATCAAATCGCTCAAGTCCTCCCCAAGAACAGGGCTGCGCAGGCGTTTTTCCCGCATTCGCATGTAGTTGCGGTTTCCGCTGAGCGTGTTGATTTCGCCGTTATGAGCAATGCATCGGAAAGGCTGAGCCAGTCTCCAGTTCGGCAGAGTATTAGTGCTGTACCGCTGGTGGACTATCGCCAGGGCCGACGTCATCCGCTCATCGGACAAATCCGGGTAATAGTCAAACAGCTGGCGGGCCATAAACATGCCTTTGTAGCAAATTGTCCTGCAGGAGAGTGTCGGAATATAAAAATCAACTCCGTCGTCCGCCAGCTTTTCGCGTACCAGCCGTTCCGCCCGCTTGCGAGCCTTGAAGAGGTCCCGTTCAAACGTTTCCGAATCCCGGCCGCCGCCGTCCACAAAAATCTGGCGAATAACCGGCTCCGCACTGAGCGCTATCGGCCCCAGACAATCCGGGCGAACCGGAACCTGCCGCCAGCCCAAAACCTCCAGTCCGTAAAAGGCAAGCGCCTTTTGGAGCAGGTCCTCGCAAACAGCCCGGACGGCCGGGTCTTTAGAGCCGAAAACCATCCCGACTGCGTATTGACCCGGATGAAAACCGCCGATTCCTATCTTTTTACATTCTGACCGGAAAAACTCATGGGGAATCTGAAGCAAAATGCCGGCGCCGTCTCCGGTCATGTCATCTGCACTGGCAGCACCGCGATGATTCAAATTCAAAAGAATCTGCTTGCCCAACTCGATTATCGAATGGTCTTTTTTCCCCGATATATGAACAACCGCCCCAATGCCGCAGGCGTCGTGTTCACGGCGTACTTCATATAACCCTTTGTCTTTCCAAAGATTGCGCACGTTTTCGGTGTCCTTTATGCAAAAACTTCCATCTATCCAACAACATCTCGGGTATTCTTACGCAGGCAGAAAACCCGGACTTTCATCAAAGTCGCGACAAATGTTCTTAATAAAAATTACTTATGCAAATGTTAGAATATTTTATCTTTTATTCTAAGAATTGTCAACCGGCTTTTGTCCAGTCGGCCCTGTTTCTTTGCAGGTTGGGCCATGCCGCTGGAACCCGCAGCGACATGGCCCACTGCTTGAACGGCTGACAATTCGCTTATCTCAAGAAGAGCATTTCCGCATAGGTCGGCAAGGGCCACATTTGAGCATCCACAAGCACCTCCAGTGCATCCGCCGCCTTGCGAACCGCCCCCATAGCCGGCAGGATTTCTTCCCGAGTGCGTCGGGCCTTCTCGTGGCTCGGGGAAACTCCCGCAATCTCTTTAATCTTCTCTTCGAGTTTCCCTATCGCCCCGGCCAGCTCATCAATCAGTCCGCAGACCTTTTCGAGCTGCTTGACAAGAGACGAGGACTTTACGCCGGCGGACTCTACAGAAGAAACCGAAGCCGCCAGTTTACCTGCATACATCTGACAAGCCGGCAGGATCTGACGTTTGGCTATATTCAGAGTTGTGCCGGCTTCGATATGAATCGTTCGGATGTAGTTTTCCAGGAGAATTTCCACCCGGGCTTCCAGTTCAACTCGGCTGAGAACATTGTTGCGTTCAAAAACCGCTATGTTTTCCGGCTCCAGAATGGTTTCAATAGACTCGACTGTGGAAGCAATGTTCGGCAACCCGCGCCGAGCGGCTTCCTTGACCCATTCCGCGGAATAGTTATCCCCGTTAAACACAATCCGACGGTGCTCAGAAGCTATCTTCTGCAGCAGCTTCTGGGCTTCGGTCTTGACGTCCTTGCTTTTCTCGAGCACATCGGCGATTTCTCCGAGCACATCGGCCACAATGGTATTCAGGACAAAAGCCGGGCCGGCACAGGACTGGCTGGAACCGACCATTCGAAACTCGAACTTATTGCCGGTAAAGGCAAACGGAGACGTGCGGTTTCGGTCGGTGCAGTCTTTCGGCAGAGGCGGCAGCAGCGAAGTCCCCAGCCGCAGTTCCCCGCCCTGCCTGGACGTCGGAGCTCCGCCGGCGGCCAGCTGTTCGAAAATTTCGGTCAGCTGCTCACCCAGAAAGATCGAAACAATCGCAGGCGGAGCTTCGTTGGCGCCGAGACGATGCTCATTGCCGGGGTTGGCAACGCTGGCCCGCAGCAGTTTGGCATATTTATCAACCGCCCGGATGACCGCACACAAAAAGACTAAAAACACCATATTGTCATGGGGCGTCTGGCCGGGATCGAGCAGATTCACGCCGGTATCCGTCACCAGAGACCAGTTATTGTGTTTGCCGGACCCATTGACCCCGACAAAAGGTTTTTCGTGAAGCAGACAGACAAAACCGTGCCGCTGAGCCACCTTCTGCAGCGTTTCCATCGTGAGCTGATTGTGGTCGGTGGCGACATTCACTGTTGTAAAGATCGGAGCTAGTTCATACTGGGCCGGCGCGACTTCATTATGCTGGGTTTTGGCCGAGACACCCAGTTTCCACAATTCCGTATTGACCTCATGCATAAAAGCAGCAATCCGGTCATGCAGCGTACCGAAATAATGGTCTTCC
This is a stretch of genomic DNA from Anaerohalosphaeraceae bacterium. It encodes these proteins:
- the carB gene encoding carbamoyl-phosphate synthase large subunit; the protein is MPKRSDIHKILIIGSGPIVIGQACEFDYSGAQACKVLRKEGFKVVLVNSNPATIMTDPQMADRTYIEPITPQIVAQIIQRERPDALLPTLGGQTGLNTAVALAESGVLKKYGVKLLGANLQSIKRAEERDRFKKIIQSIGLEVPASGYAHTAEEAREIVKDIGFPAIIRPSYTLGGTGGNIAYNAEEFERFVQWGLDLSPTHQILIEQSVIGWKEYELEVMRDRKDNVVIVCSIENVDPMGIHTGDSITVAPAQTLTDKEYQLMRDAALKIIRAIGVETGGSNIQFAVNPENGKMVVIEMNPRVSRSSALASKATGFPIAKIASLLAVGYTLDEIPNDITKKTPACFEPTIDYVVTKWPRFTFEKFPQTAPELTIQMKSVGEAMAIGRTMKESLQKAIRSLEISRYSLDAKHLPDNLSKVELISKLRSTRWDKMWYIAEGFRRGLSTEQIYEYTKVDRWFLDHIREIVHLEKELKSASKPLKASFVEKLKKAGFSDKYIAEQLGVSEIEFRTYRKEKGIHPVYKKVDTCGAEFEAQTPYLYSTYEEECEAAPTSLRKVMILGGGPNRIGQGIEFDYCCCHAAFALREIGIESIMVNCNPETVSTDYDTSDRLYFEPLTFEDVMNIVETERPDGVIVQLGGQTPLKLATPLRKAGVPIIGTSPESIDIAEDREKFNRLIRKLRLRQPAGGSATTYAEALKIAKKIGFPLLVRPSFVLGGRAMDIVYNEEDFRTSVLEAFEAAEGHPVLIDQFLDDATELDVDAICDGKTVVIGGIMEHIEEAGIHSGDSACILPTFSLPKSVIADIKRQTKQLALALNVKGLINIQFAVKDNQVYILEVNPRASRTIPFVSKAIGVPLAKLAAKVMAGMTLKQLGFTREVVRPYYSVKEAVFPFLKFPGADVILGPEMLSTGEVMGISEDIGIAYAKSQIAAGNPLPTGGTVFISVKDADKPKAVAIARRFHEMGFKIIATRGTCITLIENNIPSEFIRKMNEGRPNIVDRIINGQVDLIINTTIGEQTIRDSFPIRRAAVDHQVPYATTIRAAAAIVQAIEAMRKKKISVKPIQLYYR
- a CDS encoding NAD+ synthase, which produces MPQEPKSIRIALGQANPTVGDLEGNCRKALDFVKTAQEKKADLLVLPELFLSGYPPEDLLHRPRFLQDCHSTIEHLSGQIQSLMLIVGWPQSEKSRLYNAAAVIRDGKILKNYQKGCLPNYGVFDEKRYFHPGREPVVAHAGPLRLALTICEDIWELPWLDDFFLKIRGEFDAVLCLAASPFHMGKIEERRKVISRCAVHFGCPLFYCNLIGGQDELIFDGRSMVVDAQGKTLFQAAGFQEDLLVFDCFRNEDGTLEITSPLAAPYEPIPADPMEEVWQALVLGTKDYVLKNGFSKVLIGLSGGVDSALTAAIAAEALGPENVIGITMPSRFNAAETRSDAQMVAANLGIGFQILPIEDILSAFSRTLSAVKGWNEAGLAYENLQARIRGTLLMTLSNQFGYLVLTTGNKSETAVGYSTLYGDTAGGFAVIKDVPKTMVYQLCDYYNRIKGKKVIPQSVIDRIPSAELRPNQKDSDSLPEYPVLDQILKGFIEEKLSRDELIARGLPRPEVERVLQMVDRNEYKRRQSPPGIKITPRAFGKDRRMPITNRYRG
- a CDS encoding glutamate synthase subunit beta codes for the protein MAKIKGFLEYPRQPVPYRPVENRIRDYREIEIPLSPDAIVQQAARCADCGIPFCHSEFGCPVANRIPEFNDLVYLGRWKEACDNLHSTNNFPEITGRVCPAPCETACTLSVNDQPVLIRHIEFQIVERGFAEGWIRPLPALVKTGKRVAVVGSGPAGLAAAQQLARAGHEVVVFEKDPQPGGLLRYGIPDFKLEKWVLDRRIRQMTEEGVQFQTGVVVGADLSARYLCKRFDAVCLALGAGQPRDLPVPGRGYENIVFAMDFLRAQNKRLAGEPLTPEEERLDARGKHVVVIGGGDTGSDCVGTARRQGAKSILQIEILPKPPETPAPETPWPLWPKKMRTSSSHEEGCERIWSVMTTRFSGVETHVNRIHCIQVEWIRKNQRWEVREIPGTEFERPADLVLLAMGFVHVEHSPLIQDLGLTLDDNGNIKVSDFQTSNPMVFAAGDAVAGASLVVRAIDAGRKAAAAIDRWLKSL
- the gltB gene encoding glutamate synthase large subunit, translated to MRNLWKDKGLYEVRREHDACGIGAVVHISGKKDHSIIELGKQILLNLNHRGAASADDMTGDGAGILLQIPHEFFRSECKKIGIGGFHPGQYAVGMVFGSKDPAVRAVCEDLLQKALAFYGLEVLGWRQVPVRPDCLGPIALSAEPVIRQIFVDGGGRDSETFERDLFKARKRAERLVREKLADDGVDFYIPTLSCRTICYKGMFMARQLFDYYPDLSDERMTSALAIVHQRYSTNTLPNWRLAQPFRCIAHNGEINTLSGNRNYMRMREKRLRSPVLGEDLSDLIPVLDPQGSDSACFDNMVELLVRAGRSLPHAMMMMIPEAFGVKYHISTDKRAFYEYHSAILEPWDGPAAMLFTDGRLVGGTLDRNGLRPCRYTITTDGLVVIASETGVVQFSPERVSQKGRLQPGKMFLIDTEEGRIITDNEIKGRIARQKPYRRWLEENRIELRGLFSSPDLEKPDLDTLFRRLRLFGYTREELRMILAPMALHAQEPVGSMGNDTPLAVLSDRPCLLFDYFKQLFAQVTNPPIDPLREGLVMSLMTYTGRRLNLLEETPQHCRQLKLPHPILTNEDMIRLRSAQRKDFKVVTVSTLFEIDRSRPGDSLKQALDALIESAAQAILREDASLIILSDRNPAGQKAPIPSLLAVSAVHHGLIERGLRGEAGLIVETGEAREVMHFCLLCGYGANAVNPYLVFETLTFLQQNGDLPADMEPEQIADNYIAAVKKGILKTMSKMGISTLRSYFNAQLFECLGLNRDVVDRYFTGTSSRIGGIGLEEIARDVLQRLEEACRPRPAGSLELDYGGQYHYRRDGEYHLWNPATVAKLQHAVMLNDRKAYEEFAQLVNEQSRKLGTLRGLFEFRETQPVPLEEVEPAESIVRRFCTGAMSHGSISKEAHECIAAAMNGLGAMSNTGEGGEDPSRYGTSLNSAIKQVASARFGVTIQYLANAREIQIKMAQGAKPGEGGQLPGHKVTEEIARLRHSTPGVTLISPPPHHDIYSIEDLAQLIYDLKCSNPQAKISVKLVSEVGVGTIAAGVAKGGADEVLISGHDGGTGASPLSSIKHAGCPWEIGLAETQQVLIRNGLRDRIRVQTDGQMRTGRDVVIAALLGAEQFGFGTAALVTLGCTLLRKCHEGACTYGIATQDPELRKRFKGKPEFLQRYMLFVAEEVRQWMSRLGFRTMDEMIGRVDCLCTRKAVEHYKARGLDFSSIFLVPEGPAGAARRQVSSQPDRLKDHLDWRILEQVKPALDKGKTVHLRMPIQNVHRAVGTILSHFIVKQYNPDGLADDTIQLTFEGSAGQSFGAFLAKGITLRLIGDSNDYLGKGLSGGRIIVETPAGSPFLPQENIIAGNTLLYGATSGEVFINGMVGERFCVRNSGAVAVVEGVGDHACEYMTGGIVVVLGKTGRNFAAGMSGGIAYVLDEMQMFDTLCNLDMVDLESVYKPEDEELLRQLIEKHESLTRSSHARRILNAWPDMVGKFVKVIPIDYRKALERIRAQERRHTESTPATEEVFQHG
- a CDS encoding glutamine synthetase III, yielding METSNCQLPEIFGTNVFNDAVMRERLPKDIYKRFQEVRKGNSELTIAVADVIANAMKDWAMEKGATHYCHWFQPMTGLTAEKHDSFISPTPEGRTIMEFSGKELIKGEPDASSFPSGGLRATFEARGYTAWDCSSSVFIKNKTLYIPCAFCSYNGQALDKKTPLLRSMEALNRQAVRLLKALGNTAVSRVTATLGPEQEYFLIDRRFFEKRLDLVLAGRTLFGAPSPRGQEMEDHYFGTLHDRIAAFMHEVNTELWKLGVSAKTQHNEVAPAQYELAPIFTTVNVATDHNQLTMETLQKVAQRHGFVCLLHEKPFVGVNGSGKHNNWSLVTDTGVNLLDPGQTPHDNMVFLVFLCAVIRAVDKYAKLLRASVANPGNEHRLGANEAPPAIVSIFLGEQLTEIFEQLAAGGAPTSRQGGELRLGTSLLPPLPKDCTDRNRTSPFAFTGNKFEFRMVGSSQSCAGPAFVLNTIVADVLGEIADVLEKSKDVKTEAQKLLQKIASEHRRIVFNGDNYSAEWVKEAARRGLPNIASTVESIETILEPENIAVFERNNVLSRVELEARVEILLENYIRTIHIEAGTTLNIAKRQILPACQMYAGKLAASVSSVESAGVKSSSLVKQLEKVCGLIDELAGAIGKLEEKIKEIAGVSPSHEKARRTREEILPAMGAVRKAADALEVLVDAQMWPLPTYAEMLFLR